A portion of the Sulfuriferula sp. AH1 genome contains these proteins:
- a CDS encoding IS481 family transposase, which yields MNSFHQNVIKHKVGLLNLAAELGNVSRACKVMGFSRDTFYRYQSAMENGGVDALIDANRRKPNHKNRVEEATELAVAAFALEQPAFGQVRVSNELRKRGIFVSPSGVRSVWLRRDLESFKKRLTALERHVAETGEVLTEAQVGALEKKQDDDVAHGEIETAHPGYLGSQDTFYVGTLKGVGRIYQQTFVDTYSKWAAAKLYTTKMPITAADLLNDRVLPFFAEQNMGMIRILTDRGTEYCGKPESHDYQLYLALNDIEHTRTKANHPQTNGICERFHKTILQEFYQVAFRRKIYRSIAELQTDLDEWLVYYNNDRTHQGKMCCGRTPTQTLIDGKEAWHDKITTLNN from the coding sequence ATGAACAGTTTTCACCAAAACGTTATCAAACACAAGGTTGGCCTGCTGAATCTGGCTGCTGAACTCGGTAATGTGTCCCGCGCCTGCAAGGTGATGGGCTTTTCCCGCGATACCTTCTACCGTTATCAGTCGGCTATGGAAAACGGTGGTGTCGACGCCCTGATCGATGCTAATCGCAGAAAGCCGAACCACAAGAACCGGGTTGAAGAGGCCACAGAATTAGCGGTTGCCGCCTTCGCCCTGGAACAACCGGCATTTGGTCAGGTGCGCGTATCCAATGAGCTGCGCAAACGCGGCATCTTTGTTTCTCCCTCTGGTGTACGCTCTGTTTGGCTGCGGCGTGATCTCGAATCGTTCAAGAAGCGCCTGACTGCACTGGAACGGCATGTTGCTGAAACGGGCGAGGTGCTGACCGAAGCGCAAGTAGGCGCCCTGGAAAAGAAACAGGACGACGATGTGGCGCATGGCGAGATTGAAACGGCTCACCCAGGCTATCTCGGCAGCCAGGATACGTTCTATGTGGGCACCCTCAAAGGCGTCGGCCGGATTTACCAGCAGACCTTCGTTGACACCTATTCGAAGTGGGCAGCGGCCAAACTCTACACGACCAAAATGCCGATCACCGCAGCCGATCTGCTTAATGACCGGGTGCTGCCATTCTTCGCCGAGCAGAACATGGGGATGATACGCATCCTGACGGATCGCGGCACCGAATATTGCGGCAAACCGGAATCCCATGACTATCAGCTCTATCTGGCCTTGAATGACATCGAGCATACCAGGACCAAAGCCAATCATCCGCAGACCAACGGCATCTGTGAACGCTTCCACAAGACCATCCTGCAGGAGTTCTATCAGGTCGCGTTCCGGCGCAAGATTTACCGGTCAATCGCGGAGCTGCAAACGGATCTGGATGAATGGCTGGTTTATTACAACAATGACCGCACCCATCAGGGCAAGATGTGCTGCGGCCGCACTCCGACGCAAACACTTATTGACGGAAAGGAGGCATGGCACGATAAAATCACCACATTGAACAACTGA
- the glmU gene encoding bifunctional UDP-N-acetylglucosamine diphosphorylase/glucosamine-1-phosphate N-acetyltransferase GlmU, with translation MISPFNIIILAAGRGTRMMSDLPKVLHPLAGRPMLAHLLDTARSLDPLQICVVYGYGGEQVPQAINAADITWVLQAEQHGTGHAVQQALPHLADFGVTLILYGDVPLTTADTMRALTTVAVQDRLALLTVSMADPTGYGRIVRNAAGKVIAIVEHKDADAQTRAITEVNTGLMALPTHRLAGWLSRLSNANAQGEYYLTDIIAMAVADGIEVQACQPAHHREILGVNSKAQLAELERLQQRELANQLMAYGVTLLDPARIDVRGALQCGRDVMIDVGCVFEGLVELGNNVSVGAHCVLKNVKVGAGAQIAPFSHLADAVVGADNHIGPFARLRPGTILAADVHVGNFVEIKNSQVDSGSKINHLSYVGDSTVGKQVNIGAGTITCNYDGANKHRTVIEDNAFIGSDTQLVAPVTVGKGATIGAGSTITRDAPAGELTLSRSKQLTISGWQRPVKKLKG, from the coding sequence ATGATTTCCCCGTTTAACATAATCATCCTCGCCGCTGGGCGAGGCACGCGCATGATGTCCGATTTACCCAAGGTATTGCATCCGCTGGCAGGCAGACCCATGCTGGCGCATTTGCTGGATACCGCACGCAGTCTGGACCCGCTGCAAATCTGCGTGGTCTACGGTTACGGCGGCGAGCAGGTGCCGCAAGCAATCAATGCAGCGGACATCACCTGGGTGCTGCAAGCCGAACAGCATGGCACGGGACACGCCGTGCAGCAGGCATTGCCGCATCTGGCGGATTTCGGCGTGACCCTGATCCTGTACGGCGATGTGCCACTGACTACGGCCGACACCATGCGTGCATTGACCACGGTTGCGGTGCAGGACAGGCTGGCTCTGTTGACGGTGAGCATGGCCGACCCCACCGGTTATGGGCGTATTGTGCGTAATGCTGCAGGCAAGGTTATCGCTATCGTGGAGCACAAGGATGCCGATGCGCAAACACGCGCGATTACCGAAGTGAATACCGGGCTGATGGCGCTGCCCACGCATAGACTGGCAGGCTGGCTGTCGCGTTTGAGTAACGCCAATGCCCAGGGCGAATATTATCTGACCGATATTATCGCGATGGCGGTTGCCGATGGCATCGAAGTGCAGGCCTGCCAGCCTGCGCATCATCGCGAAATCCTTGGAGTCAACAGCAAGGCGCAGCTAGCCGAACTGGAACGGCTGCAGCAGCGCGAGCTGGCCAACCAGCTCATGGCTTACGGCGTGACCCTGCTCGACCCGGCACGCATCGACGTGCGCGGCGCGCTGCAATGCGGGCGCGATGTCATGATTGATGTCGGTTGTGTGTTTGAAGGCCTCGTGGAATTGGGCAATAACGTGAGTGTGGGCGCTCACTGCGTGCTGAAAAACGTAAAAGTGGGGGCAGGCGCGCAAATCGCGCCGTTTTCCCATCTGGCCGATGCCGTTGTGGGTGCGGATAACCACATCGGCCCGTTTGCACGGCTGCGCCCCGGAACGATACTGGCCGCCGACGTGCATGTGGGCAACTTCGTCGAGATTAAAAACAGTCAGGTCGATAGCGGCTCCAAGATCAATCATCTGTCCTATGTCGGCGATAGCACGGTAGGCAAGCAGGTGAATATCGGCGCCGGCACGATTACCTGCAATTACGACGGTGCCAACAAGCACCGTACCGTGATCGAAGATAATGCCTTCATCGGCTCCGACACCCAGCTGGTGGCCCCGGTCACCGTCGGCAAAGGCGCGACCATCGGCGCCGGTTCCACCATCACCAGGGATGCGCCAGCCGGGGAGCTGACGTTGTCGCGCAGCAAACAATTAACCATTTCCGGCTGGCAGCGCCCGGTCAAAAAGTTGAAAGGATAG
- the lipA gene encoding lipoyl synthase, whose translation MMAHRYHFFYLPTMTINTINIISESGRQPNAVRMPIWIRQNLGQDMHYGKTDAAVHAHRLHTVCEEARCPNRGECWSRGTATFMLLGDTCTRACGFCAVKTGKSDWLDADEPNRVAEAVLELQLRYIVLTSVNRDDLADGGAGIFAETLRQLRLRDAQIGVEFLTPDFRQNQSDAVATVMATLADLPEAVRRDLVWGHNVETVPRLYQTARRGSKYERSLSLLALAAQQPGVAAKSALMLGLGETRDEVLAVLRDLRDAGVSRVSLGQYLRPSLDHLPVIEYIHPDAFTEYENDARAMGFDWVKAGPLVRSSYYAEEIQQHSI comes from the coding sequence ATGATGGCACATCGTTACCACTTTTTTTATTTACCGACCATGACTATCAATACCATCAATATTATTTCCGAGTCTGGCCGTCAGCCCAATGCTGTGCGTATGCCGATCTGGATTCGTCAGAATCTGGGTCAGGATATGCATTACGGCAAGACCGATGCGGCCGTGCATGCGCATCGCCTGCATACCGTATGCGAAGAGGCGCGCTGCCCGAATCGCGGCGAATGCTGGAGTCGCGGCACCGCAACTTTCATGCTGCTGGGCGATACCTGCACGCGCGCCTGCGGCTTCTGCGCGGTGAAAACTGGCAAGTCGGACTGGCTGGATGCTGATGAACCCAATCGCGTCGCCGAGGCGGTGCTGGAGTTGCAATTGCGCTATATCGTGCTGACCTCGGTAAACCGGGATGACCTGGCCGATGGTGGCGCGGGCATCTTCGCGGAAACTTTGCGCCAGTTGCGTTTGCGCGATGCCCAGATCGGTGTGGAATTTCTTACCCCCGACTTTCGCCAGAATCAGAGTGACGCAGTTGCCACGGTGATGGCGACCTTGGCTGATTTGCCTGAAGCTGTGCGCCGCGATCTGGTGTGGGGGCATAATGTGGAAACGGTGCCGCGCCTGTATCAGACCGCGCGCCGCGGTTCCAAATATGAGCGTTCATTAAGTTTACTGGCGCTGGCCGCCCAGCAGCCGGGCGTCGCCGCCAAATCAGCATTGATGCTGGGCCTGGGCGAAACCCGCGACGAGGTGCTGGCCGTGTTGCGCGACCTGCGTGACGCTGGCGTATCGCGGGTGTCGCTGGGGCAGTATTTGCGGCCGTCGCTGGATCATTTGCCGGTGATCGAATACATCCACCCGGACGCTTTTACCGAATACGAAAATGATGCGCGCGCCATGGGCTTCGACTGGGTCAAGGCCGGGCCGCTGGTGCGCAGCAGTTACTATGCAGAAGAAATACAGCAGCACTCAATTTAA
- a CDS encoding thioredoxin family protein, translating to MDTAPEDKNAEPTRTEINALQGPAVLEFGAAWCGHCRAAQPLIALAFAGQPHIRHIKIEDGKGRRLGRSFTVKLWPTLIFLKDGREVARLVRPDDATSIADALNRISILRN from the coding sequence ATGGACACAGCCCCTGAAGATAAGAATGCCGAGCCCACTCGCACTGAAATCAATGCGCTGCAAGGGCCGGCTGTATTGGAATTCGGCGCCGCCTGGTGCGGACACTGCCGGGCAGCACAACCGCTGATCGCCCTGGCGTTTGCCGGACAACCACACATACGCCACATCAAAATCGAAGACGGCAAGGGACGCCGTCTGGGACGATCATTTACCGTCAAACTCTGGCCGACACTGATCTTTCTAAAGGATGGCCGGGAAGTAGCACGGCTGGTGCGCCCGGATGACGCGACATCCATTGCTGACGCGCTGAACAGGATAAGTATCCTGCGCAATTAA
- a CDS encoding helix-turn-helix domain-containing protein: protein MTKIELGSDNVYADIGMQDAEAMLFKAKLSSKITEIIKQRNLTQNEAGAIVGMPQSKLSNILRGQFRGISEFKMLHCLNKLGQDIEIVITKAPPNETIGKTSIVFA from the coding sequence ATGACTAAAATCGAACTAGGAAGCGATAACGTTTATGCTGATATTGGGATGCAAGATGCTGAAGCCATGCTGTTCAAAGCCAAGTTATCCAGCAAAATTACGGAAATCATAAAACAACGTAACCTGACACAAAACGAAGCTGGCGCTATTGTTGGAATGCCTCAATCAAAGCTATCAAACATACTTCGTGGACAGTTTAGAGGTATATCTGAATTCAAAATGCTTCATTGTCTAAACAAGCTTGGTCAAGACATAGAAATTGTGATTACAAAGGCTCCTCCGAATGAAACCATTGGGAAAACAAGTATCGTATTTGCGTAA
- the gcvPB gene encoding aminomethyl-transferring glycine dehydrogenase subunit GcvPB gives MLIFEHSRPHRAAHAQMPAHAADISDLPASLLRQDEPLLPQASEMDVVRHYTRLSQKNFSIDTQFYPLGSCTMKYNPRACNSLAMLPGFLARHPFAPATTGQGFLASMYELQEMLKDVTGMAGVSLAPMAGAQGEFAGVAMIRAYHDARGDDARREIIVPNAAHGTNPATAVMCGYTVREIPTDKEGDVDLEALQAAVGPHTAGLMLTNPSTLGVFEKKIQQIQKIVHDAGGLLYYDGANLNAILGRVKPGDMGFDVIHMNLHKTFSTPHGGGGPGAGPVGVAARLLPYMPVPVVTRENGQYRLLVEGDIPATIGRMSANHGNAGVLLRAYIYARMLGAEGMHRVAEFATLNANYLLAELQKAGFDIAFPTRRASHEFIVTLKKLKDETGVTAMDFAKRLLDYGYHAPTTYFPMLVPECLLIEPTETESRETLDAFVAAMKTILAEAYATPELVRGAPYTQPVRRLDDVKAARELDLVWRQPAA, from the coding sequence ATGCTGATATTTGAACATTCCCGCCCTCATCGTGCCGCCCATGCACAAATGCCGGCTCATGCCGCCGACATCAGTGATCTGCCTGCCAGTCTGCTGCGTCAGGACGAGCCGCTGCTGCCGCAAGCCTCGGAGATGGATGTGGTGCGCCATTACACGCGCCTGAGCCAGAAGAATTTTTCCATCGATACGCAGTTCTACCCGCTGGGTTCCTGCACCATGAAATACAACCCGCGTGCCTGCAATAGTCTGGCGATGCTGCCGGGTTTTCTGGCGCGGCACCCGTTCGCACCGGCAACGACCGGTCAGGGCTTTCTGGCGTCGATGTACGAGCTGCAGGAAATGCTCAAGGACGTCACCGGCATGGCCGGCGTATCGCTGGCACCGATGGCCGGCGCACAAGGTGAATTCGCCGGCGTGGCGATGATCCGGGCTTATCACGATGCCCGCGGCGACGATGCGCGGCGCGAGATCATCGTGCCGAACGCAGCGCACGGCACCAATCCGGCTACCGCAGTGATGTGCGGCTATACCGTGCGCGAGATCCCGACCGACAAGGAAGGCGACGTTGATCTGGAAGCATTGCAGGCTGCAGTGGGGCCGCATACCGCCGGGCTGATGCTGACCAACCCGTCCACGCTGGGCGTGTTTGAAAAGAAAATCCAGCAGATCCAGAAGATCGTGCACGATGCGGGTGGCCTGCTGTATTACGACGGTGCCAATCTGAACGCCATCCTCGGCCGTGTCAAACCCGGCGACATGGGCTTTGACGTTATCCACATGAATCTGCACAAGACCTTCTCCACTCCGCATGGCGGCGGCGGACCAGGTGCGGGTCCGGTGGGTGTGGCTGCACGTCTGCTGCCGTACATGCCGGTGCCGGTAGTGACCAGGGAAAATGGCCAGTACCGCTTGCTGGTGGAAGGCGACATTCCCGCCACTATCGGTCGCATGAGCGCCAATCATGGCAATGCTGGCGTGCTGCTGCGCGCTTACATCTATGCCCGTATGCTGGGTGCGGAAGGTATGCATCGCGTCGCCGAATTTGCCACGCTGAATGCCAACTATTTGCTGGCAGAGTTGCAGAAAGCCGGATTCGACATCGCGTTCCCGACGCGTCGCGCCAGCCACGAGTTCATCGTCACCCTGAAGAAGCTCAAGGATGAAACCGGCGTCACCGCGATGGACTTTGCCAAGCGCCTGCTGGATTACGGCTACCATGCGCCGACTACGTATTTCCCGATGCTGGTGCCGGAATGCCTGCTGATTGAGCCGACTGAAACCGAATCCAGGGAAACGCTGGATGCGTTCGTGGCCGCGATGAAGACCATCCTGGCCGAAGCCTACGCGACGCCGGAGCTGGTCAGGGGCGCGCCGTACACCCAGCCGGTGCGCCGCCTCGACGACGTCAAGGCTGCCCGCGAGCTGGATCTGGTGTGGCGTCAGCCTGCTGCCTGA
- the gcvPA gene encoding aminomethyl-transferring glycine dehydrogenase subunit GcvPA, whose translation MPFIPHTDEDVTQMLAAIGAPSIDALFDEIPEALRSGKLTQVPEAMTEMEISRLMQDRAELDGRQLNFIGAGAYEHHIPAAVWQITTRGEFYSAYTPYQAEASQGTLQLIYEYQTMMASLTGMDVSNASLYDGGSALAEAVLMAVRAHKGAMRVLMPKTVSPLYRAVVRGMVKNQHIELVELDYDPVSGTTPVPSADMGDFAALVIPQPNFFGALEDVDALTDWAHAHGGRVIALTNPTSLALFKAPGQWGTAGADIATGDGQPLGAPLSNGGPYYGFMACKQALVRQMPGRIVGRTVDLEGKQGFTLTLQAREQHIRRSKATSNICTNQGLVVTASTIYMSLLGPEGLKRVAASSHANMRSLLAQLSAILGVKQAFAGYYFHEAVVQLDRPVAPVLAALQAQGILGGHDLSADYPELGNALLICATETKTAADLQRYAQQLSQILSK comes from the coding sequence ATGCCATTTATTCCGCATACCGATGAAGATGTAACCCAGATGCTCGCTGCTATCGGCGCACCGTCGATAGACGCCTTGTTTGATGAAATCCCCGAAGCGCTGCGCAGCGGCAAGCTGACGCAAGTGCCCGAGGCGATGACCGAAATGGAAATCAGCCGGCTGATGCAGGACCGCGCCGAGCTGGATGGACGGCAGTTGAATTTCATCGGTGCCGGCGCGTATGAGCACCATATTCCGGCAGCGGTTTGGCAAATTACCACGCGCGGCGAGTTCTATTCCGCATATACCCCGTATCAGGCCGAGGCTTCGCAGGGCACGCTGCAGCTGATTTACGAATACCAGACCATGATGGCGAGCCTGACCGGCATGGATGTGTCCAATGCGTCGCTGTATGACGGCGGTTCGGCACTGGCCGAAGCGGTGCTGATGGCGGTGCGCGCACACAAGGGCGCGATGCGCGTGCTGATGCCGAAAACCGTATCGCCGCTGTATCGCGCGGTGGTGCGTGGCATGGTGAAGAATCAGCACATCGAGCTGGTGGAGCTGGACTATGATCCTGTCAGCGGCACCACGCCGGTACCGAGCGCCGACATGGGCGACTTTGCCGCGTTGGTTATCCCGCAGCCGAATTTTTTCGGTGCGCTGGAAGATGTCGATGCGCTGACCGACTGGGCGCACGCTCATGGCGGTCGCGTGATTGCACTCACCAATCCGACCAGTCTGGCGTTGTTCAAGGCACCCGGCCAATGGGGTACGGCAGGTGCGGATATCGCCACCGGCGACGGCCAACCGCTGGGCGCGCCGCTGTCCAATGGCGGGCCGTATTACGGCTTCATGGCGTGCAAACAGGCGCTGGTGCGGCAGATGCCGGGGCGCATCGTCGGGCGCACCGTCGATCTGGAAGGTAAGCAGGGTTTCACGCTGACATTACAGGCGCGCGAACAGCATATACGCCGTTCCAAGGCCACGTCGAACATCTGTACCAATCAGGGGCTGGTGGTGACGGCCTCCACCATTTACATGAGCTTGCTGGGGCCGGAGGGTTTGAAGCGGGTAGCGGCAAGCTCGCATGCGAATATGCGCAGCCTGCTCGCTCAGTTAAGCGCCATTCTCGGTGTGAAGCAGGCGTTTGCCGGATATTATTTCCATGAAGCGGTGGTACAGCTGGATCGTCCGGTCGCGCCGGTGCTGGCTGCATTGCAGGCGCAGGGCATACTGGGCGGGCATGATCTCAGTGCGGACTATCCGGAACTGGGTAATGCGCTGCTGATCTGTGCCACGGAAACCAAGACCGCCGCCGATCTGCAGCGCTATGCGCAGCAATTGAGCCAAATCCTGAGCAAATAA
- the gcvH gene encoding glycine cleavage system protein GcvH, whose amino-acid sequence MSIPADLKYTASHEWVKTNADGTVTVGITAHAQDLLGDMVFVENPAVGRTLAAGEECAVVESVKAASDVYAPIAGEVVAANADIEAAPEAINQDAYAAWMFKLKPANSADVNSLMDAAAYQALVESEAH is encoded by the coding sequence ATGAGTATCCCTGCAGATTTGAAATATACCGCCTCCCACGAGTGGGTTAAAACTAATGCGGATGGCACAGTCACCGTAGGCATCACCGCGCATGCGCAAGATTTATTGGGCGATATGGTGTTCGTGGAAAACCCGGCTGTTGGCCGTACCCTGGCTGCTGGAGAAGAGTGCGCTGTGGTGGAGTCGGTTAAAGCTGCGTCCGATGTGTACGCACCTATCGCCGGCGAAGTGGTCGCCGCTAACGCCGACATCGAGGCTGCACCGGAAGCTATTAACCAGGATGCCTATGCGGCATGGATGTTCAAGCTCAAACCGGCCAACAGCGCCGATGTCAACAGCTTGATGGATGCCGCGGCTTATCAGGCGCTGGTTGAATCCGAAGCACATTAA
- the gcvT gene encoding glycine cleavage system aminomethyltransferase GcvT: protein MLKQTPLNAAHRDMGAKMVDFGGWDMPVNYGSQIEEHHQVRNDVGMFDVCHMLVVDVKGGDVRGFLRGLVANNVDKLTVSGKALYSCMLNPEGGVIDDLIIYFMTEDWFRIVVNAGTADKDVAWMLKQAEGRALTVTPRRDLAMIAVQGPNARAKVWEAIPGAQAVSEAMKPFNAVEFQQYFIARTGYTGEDGFEIMLPVAEAEAMWHRLASLGVKPIGLGARDTLRLEAGMNLYGQDMDEATNPLECGLAWTIDLKSERDFIGKAALLSRDINLQLVGLVLLDKGVLRAHQVVQTKHGAGEITSGTFSPTLQQSIALARIPLGIAPGAEVEVAVRDKQLRAKVVSYPFARTGHSLIS from the coding sequence ATGTTAAAACAGACTCCACTGAATGCAGCACACCGTGACATGGGTGCAAAGATGGTCGATTTCGGCGGCTGGGATATGCCGGTCAATTACGGTTCGCAGATCGAAGAACATCATCAGGTGCGCAATGACGTCGGCATGTTCGACGTGTGCCACATGCTGGTAGTGGACGTGAAGGGTGGCGACGTACGCGGTTTCCTGCGTGGGCTGGTGGCCAATAATGTGGACAAGCTCACGGTGAGCGGCAAGGCGCTGTATTCGTGCATGCTCAATCCCGAAGGCGGCGTTATTGACGATCTGATCATTTATTTCATGACTGAGGACTGGTTCCGTATCGTGGTGAATGCCGGTACCGCAGACAAAGACGTGGCCTGGATGCTTAAACAGGCGGAGGGGCGAGCGCTTACTGTCACGCCACGTCGTGATTTGGCGATGATCGCTGTGCAGGGCCCTAATGCACGTGCCAAGGTGTGGGAGGCCATCCCCGGTGCGCAAGCAGTGAGTGAGGCGATGAAGCCGTTTAACGCGGTGGAATTTCAGCAATACTTTATTGCCCGTACCGGCTATACCGGCGAAGACGGTTTCGAAATCATGCTGCCGGTGGCAGAAGCCGAAGCGATGTGGCACCGGCTCGCCAGCCTGGGCGTGAAACCGATAGGATTAGGCGCGCGCGACACCTTGCGTCTGGAGGCAGGGATGAACCTGTACGGGCAGGATATGGACGAAGCCACCAACCCCCTGGAATGCGGCCTGGCATGGACCATCGATCTGAAAAGCGAGCGCGATTTCATCGGTAAAGCCGCGTTGCTGTCGCGCGACATCAATCTGCAACTGGTCGGCCTGGTGCTGCTGGACAAAGGTGTGTTGCGCGCACACCAGGTGGTGCAGACCAAACACGGTGCAGGCGAAATCACCAGCGGCACTTTTTCCCCAACATTACAGCAATCTATCGCGCTGGCACGTATCCCGCTAGGCATTGCGCCGGGCGCAGAAGTCGAGGTGGCTGTGCGTGACAAACAGCTTAGAGCGAAAGTGGTAAGCTACCCGTTCGCGCGTACTGGCCATTCATTAATTTCCTGA
- the glmS gene encoding glutamine--fructose-6-phosphate transaminase (isomerizing), producing MCGIVGAVAQRNVVPILLEGLRRLEYRGYDSAGLVVINNGLHRVRSIGRVAALAEAVQQQRVQGQWGIAHTRWATHGAPNEANAHPHVSHDLIAVVHNGIIENYEILRQRLRELGYIFTSETDTEVIAHLIHHYYKIDGDLLTAVRRTVADLQGAFAIGVVAADVPQRLICARRGSPLLIGLGIEENFIASDVSALLPVTQKVIYLEEGDIADLGLLAVAIYDAAGQRVERNIFISEQSSDMSELGNYRHFMQKEIHEQPRALADTLHDAVMGEHLLPELFGFDAAAVFAEINAVTILACGTSYHAGKVASYWIESLAGIPCQAEIASEYRYRDSVPNSHALVITLSQSGETADTLAALNHAQALGHEYTLSICNVPESALVRQSKLRFLTRAGPEIGVASTKAFTTQLAALFLLTLLLAKQRGRLTAAAEAAYVAELRALPAEVQRVLELEPAVAQWAERFADKQHALFLGRGMHYPIAMEGALKLKEISYIHAEAYPAGELKHGPLALVDKDMPVVAIAPNDALLEKLKSNLQEVRARGGELYVFADADTHISASEGVHVIQLTDNAGWLSPILHTIPLQLLSYHAALQKGTDVDKPRNLAKSVTVE from the coding sequence ATGTGTGGCATCGTAGGGGCGGTAGCGCAACGTAACGTTGTACCCATTTTGCTCGAAGGTCTGCGTCGCCTGGAATATCGCGGCTACGATTCGGCCGGTCTGGTGGTGATTAATAATGGCCTGCACCGCGTGCGCAGCATCGGTCGCGTGGCGGCGCTGGCCGAAGCCGTGCAACAGCAGCGGGTGCAGGGTCAGTGGGGCATCGCCCACACGCGCTGGGCAACCCATGGCGCACCCAATGAAGCTAACGCGCATCCGCACGTGAGTCATGATTTGATCGCTGTAGTGCATAACGGCATTATCGAAAACTACGAAATACTGCGCCAGCGTCTGCGTGAGCTGGGCTACATCTTCACGTCAGAAACCGATACCGAAGTCATCGCTCACCTGATACACCATTATTACAAGATAGACGGCGATCTGCTGACAGCGGTGCGCAGAACCGTAGCCGATTTGCAAGGCGCGTTTGCGATCGGCGTGGTTGCTGCCGATGTACCGCAGCGTTTGATTTGCGCTCGGCGCGGTAGCCCGTTGCTGATCGGTCTGGGTATAGAAGAAAACTTTATCGCTTCCGACGTATCAGCATTGCTGCCGGTGACGCAAAAAGTCATTTATCTGGAAGAGGGCGATATCGCCGACCTGGGCTTGTTAGCAGTCGCTATCTATGACGCCGCCGGGCAGCGTGTCGAGCGCAATATTTTCATCTCCGAGCAGTCGTCGGACATGTCCGAGCTGGGCAATTACCGTCACTTCATGCAAAAAGAGATCCATGAGCAGCCGCGCGCGTTGGCCGATACCTTGCATGATGCGGTAATGGGAGAGCATTTATTGCCGGAATTGTTCGGTTTTGATGCAGCGGCGGTCTTCGCCGAAATCAATGCCGTCACGATCCTCGCGTGTGGCACCAGCTATCACGCCGGTAAAGTGGCGAGCTACTGGATAGAGTCGCTGGCGGGCATTCCCTGTCAAGCCGAGATCGCCAGCGAATACCGTTATCGCGACAGCGTGCCCAATTCGCATGCGCTGGTGATAACGCTGTCGCAATCGGGTGAAACCGCCGACACGCTCGCTGCACTGAATCATGCCCAAGCGTTGGGGCATGAATATACCCTGTCGATCTGCAACGTTCCTGAATCTGCGCTGGTGCGCCAATCGAAGCTGCGCTTTCTCACCCGTGCCGGTCCCGAGATCGGTGTGGCATCGACCAAAGCTTTTACCACGCAGTTAGCCGCGCTGTTCCTGCTTACCTTGCTGCTCGCCAAACAGCGCGGCCGCCTGACTGCTGCGGCAGAAGCCGCCTATGTCGCCGAATTGCGTGCATTGCCCGCAGAAGTCCAGCGCGTGCTGGAGTTGGAGCCTGCAGTAGCGCAATGGGCCGAGCGTTTTGCCGACAAACAGCACGCCTTGTTTCTCGGCCGCGGCATGCATTATCCGATCGCAATGGAAGGTGCACTCAAGCTCAAGGAGATATCCTACATCCACGCCGAAGCCTATCCGGCAGGGGAGCTCAAACACGGCCCGCTGGCGCTGGTGGACAAAGACATGCCGGTCGTCGCCATCGCACCTAACGATGCATTGCTGGAGAAACTCAAATCCAACTTGCAGGAAGTGCGCGCGCGCGGCGGGGAGCTGTATGTGTTCGCCGATGCCGATACCCACATTAGCGCCAGCGAAGGAGTGCATGTGATACAGCTTACGGATAATGCCGGCTGGTTGTCGCCGATATTACATACCATTCCACTGCAACTGTTGTCCTATCATGCGGCGTTGCAAAAAGGCACGGACGTCGATAAACCACGTAATCTGGCCAAGTCGGTGACGGTGGAGTAG
- a CDS encoding type II toxin-antitoxin system VapC family toxin, giving the protein MQNTYCEEIEKNGYQVLDITPKHAARIMLLPDMHQDPFDRMLLAQALSEPLKFVTADSLLAGYSDLVEVI; this is encoded by the coding sequence GTGCAGAACACTTATTGTGAAGAAATAGAAAAAAATGGTTACCAAGTGTTAGACATAACGCCAAAACACGCTGCTAGAATTATGCTGCTTCCTGACATGCATCAGGACCCGTTTGATCGAATGTTGCTTGCCCAGGCTTTGAGTGAGCCACTTAAATTTGTAACGGCTGATAGCTTATTAGCAGGATATTCTGATTTGGTTGAAGTAATTTAA